One genomic segment of Oreochromis aureus strain Israel breed Guangdong linkage group 9, ZZ_aureus, whole genome shotgun sequence includes these proteins:
- the LOC120441975 gene encoding kinesin-like protein KIF20A isoform X2, protein MTQENSVCMQSVDMDLTCLPPGNTSLQQTDAPGAAEQQTMSVYLRVRPFSKEELSNNEDQACVVIENSQTVTLNAPKGSATMKSSEKGIGMSLHKFSFSQIFGPDTTQAELFENTVKNQMNDFLDGKNALIFSYGVTNAGKTFTIQGTPKEPGILPRVLESTFQYIGEHQYQGMDLKPYLRNGVQSLDFDQVKQERSTKAAIFASIKEECDPLRYLQRCSETHFQQ, encoded by the exons ATGACTCAGGAAAACAGTGTTTGTATGCAGTCTGTTGACATGGACTTGACTTGTCTTCCTCCTGGCAACACGTCCCTGCAACAG ACTGATGCGCCCGGTGCAGCTGAACAGCAGACAATGAGCGTTTATCTCAGAGTGAGGCCTTTCTCTAAAGAGGAGCTCTCTAACAATGAGGATCAG GCTTGTGTTGTGATTGAAAACAGCCAGACGGTGACACTGAATGCACCAAAAGGTTCTGCCACCATGAAGAGCAGTGAGAAAGGAATTGGCATGTCACTCCacaaattttctttttcacag ATTTTTGGGCCTGACACAACACAGGCTGAGCTGTTTGAGAACACagtcaaaaaccaaatgaaTGATTTCTTGGATGGAAAGAATGCACTGATATTCAGCTATGGTGTAACCAATGCTGGGAAAACCTTCACAATCCAAG GAACTCCAAAAGAGCCAGGAATACTGCCTCGAGTGCTGGAAAGCACTTTTCAGTACATTGGAGAACATCAGTATCAGGGAATGGACCTGAAGCCCTACCTCAGGAATGGTGTGCAGTCTCTGGATTTTGACCAAGTAAAGCAGGAAAGAAGCACTAAAGCTGCCATTTTTGCTTCAATTAAAGAA GAGTGTGATCCTCTCAGATATCTACAGAGGTGTTCAGAGACCCATTTTCAGCAATAA
- the LOC120441975 gene encoding kinesin-like protein KIF20A isoform X3 — translation MTQENSVCMQSVDMDLTCLPPGNTSLQQTDAPGAAEQQTMSVYLRVRPFSKEELSNNEDQACVVIENSQTVTLNAPKGSATMKSSEKGIGMSLHKFSFSQIFGPDTTQAELFENTVKNQMNDFLDGKNALIFSYGVTNAGKTFTIQGTPKEPGILPRVLESTFQYIGEHQYQGMDLKPYLRNGVQSLDFDQVKQERSTKAAIFASIKEECDPLRYLQRCSETHFQQ, via the exons ATGACTCAGGAAAACAGTGTTTGTATGCAGTCTGTTGACATGGACTTGACTTGTCTTCCTCCTGGCAACACGTCCCTGCAACAG ACTGATGCGCCCGGTGCAGCTGAACAGCAGACAATGAGCGTTTATCTCAGAGTGAGGCCTTTCTCTAAAGAGGAGCTCTCTAACAATGAGGATCAG GCTTGTGTTGTGATTGAAAACAGCCAGACGGTGACACTGAATGCACCAAAAGGTTCTGCCACCATGAAGAGCAGTGAGAAAGGAATTGGCATGTCACTCCacaaattttctttttcacag ATTTTTGGGCCTGACACAACACAGGCTGAGCTGTTTGAGAACACagtcaaaaaccaaatgaaTGATTTCTTGGATGGAAAGAATGCACTGATATTCAGCTATGGTGTAACCAATGCTGGGAAAACCTTCACAATCCAAG GAACTCCAAAAGAGCCAGGAATACTGCCTCGAGTGCTGGAAAGCACTTTTCAGTACATTGGAGAACATCAGTATCAGGGAATGGACCTGAAGCCCTACCTCAGGAATGGTGTGCAGTCTCTGGATTTTGACCAAGTAAAGCAGGAAAGAAGCACTAAAGCTGCCATTTTTGCTTCAATTAAAGAA GAGTGTGATCCTCTCAGATATCTACAGAG
- the LOC120441975 gene encoding kinesin-like protein KIF20A isoform X1: MTQENSVCMQSVDMDLTCLPPGNTSLQQTDAPGAAEQQTMSVYLRVRPFSKEELSNNEDQACVVIENSQTVTLNAPKGSATMKSSEKGIGMSLHKFSFSQIFGPDTTQAELFENTVKNQMNDFLDGKNALIFSYGVTNAGKTFTIQGTPKEPGILPRVLESTFQYIGEHQYQGMDLKPYLRNGVQSLDFDQVKQERSTKAAIFASIKEVRTQFCQMYSRKEKMGIKHLTVVLFTFICLSSGLGV; this comes from the exons ATGACTCAGGAAAACAGTGTTTGTATGCAGTCTGTTGACATGGACTTGACTTGTCTTCCTCCTGGCAACACGTCCCTGCAACAG ACTGATGCGCCCGGTGCAGCTGAACAGCAGACAATGAGCGTTTATCTCAGAGTGAGGCCTTTCTCTAAAGAGGAGCTCTCTAACAATGAGGATCAG GCTTGTGTTGTGATTGAAAACAGCCAGACGGTGACACTGAATGCACCAAAAGGTTCTGCCACCATGAAGAGCAGTGAGAAAGGAATTGGCATGTCACTCCacaaattttctttttcacag ATTTTTGGGCCTGACACAACACAGGCTGAGCTGTTTGAGAACACagtcaaaaaccaaatgaaTGATTTCTTGGATGGAAAGAATGCACTGATATTCAGCTATGGTGTAACCAATGCTGGGAAAACCTTCACAATCCAAG GAACTCCAAAAGAGCCAGGAATACTGCCTCGAGTGCTGGAAAGCACTTTTCAGTACATTGGAGAACATCAGTATCAGGGAATGGACCTGAAGCCCTACCTCAGGAATGGTGTGCAGTCTCTGGATTTTGACCAAGTAAAGCAGGAAAGAAGCACTAAAGCTGCCATTTTTGCTTCAATTAAAGAAGTAAGGACTCAGTTCTGTCAAATGTATTCCAGAAAAGAGAAGATGGGAATAAAGCACCTGACTGTAGTGCTGTTTACATTCATATGTCTCTCCTCTGGTCTAGGAGTGTGA